In Persicimonas caeni, a single window of DNA contains:
- a CDS encoding peptidylprolyl isomerase produces the protein MKSRFRTYLAVTTLALIASAGCAPEKPSEAQLRGEIDRSEQPKATAEIEKEPVVVVDGEEITLGEFNRRLQALPEFARARFATIEKKKEYLDSIAQFEVMADVAEEEGLGTRAAVLSAMKDTLAERLLSEVIHERLSMEDIDEAAVEQYYEAHRDDFHTPKARRVALIEFDTRDNAEKARGRILEQMATAEEPIIEFRKAAARYSTDRAVAREGGDIGFVGAPDTETQRPAVAEQAWALAQQGQVTPVFAVDGGWALATFFDERDEHVTPLAEASGEIRNKLYEKRKQQLVDDYVAELRQKATIERHPKVAEGVEAPEKLGTRRAEDIPLRTEEAFETPKNLRSDTVPDETKPTP, from the coding sequence ATGAAATCGCGGTTTCGCACATACCTGGCAGTCACCACGCTGGCCCTCATCGCCTCGGCGGGTTGCGCGCCCGAGAAGCCCTCGGAGGCGCAACTTCGCGGCGAGATCGACCGCAGCGAGCAGCCGAAGGCGACTGCCGAGATCGAAAAGGAGCCGGTCGTCGTCGTTGACGGCGAGGAGATCACGCTCGGCGAGTTCAACCGGCGCTTGCAGGCGCTCCCCGAGTTTGCGCGGGCGCGGTTTGCGACGATCGAGAAGAAGAAGGAGTACCTCGACAGCATCGCCCAATTCGAGGTGATGGCCGACGTGGCCGAGGAAGAGGGCCTGGGCACGCGCGCCGCGGTCCTCTCGGCCATGAAGGACACACTCGCCGAGCGCCTGCTGAGCGAGGTCATCCACGAGCGGTTGTCGATGGAGGACATCGACGAGGCGGCCGTCGAGCAGTATTACGAGGCGCACCGCGACGATTTCCACACGCCGAAGGCGCGCCGCGTGGCGCTCATCGAGTTCGACACGCGCGACAACGCCGAGAAGGCGCGCGGTCGCATCCTCGAGCAGATGGCCACCGCCGAAGAGCCGATCATCGAATTTCGCAAGGCGGCGGCGCGCTACTCGACCGACCGCGCGGTCGCCCGCGAGGGCGGCGATATCGGGTTCGTCGGGGCTCCGGACACCGAGACGCAGCGCCCGGCCGTCGCCGAGCAAGCCTGGGCACTCGCCCAGCAGGGGCAGGTGACGCCGGTCTTTGCGGTCGACGGTGGCTGGGCGCTGGCTACCTTCTTCGATGAACGCGACGAGCACGTCACGCCGCTGGCGGAGGCGTCGGGGGAGATTCGAAACAAGCTGTACGAGAAACGAAAGCAACAGCTCGTCGACGACTACGTCGCCGAGCTTCGACAAAAAGCAACGATCGAGCGCCACCCGAAGGTGGCCGAGGGCGTCGAAGCGCCGGAGAAGCTGGGCACTCGACGCGCAGAAGATATCCCGCTACGCACCGAAGAGGCGTTTGAGACGCCGAAGAATCTGCGAAGCGATACGGTTCCTGACGAGACGAAACCGACACCATGA
- a CDS encoding RCC1 domain-containing protein: protein MKLFVRKCFCCLFLAVFTTACGDGTPNQTSDAGASVDVDAVDVEHDANDVGDAGHADADTEPGPVFGETVSAGTYHSCAILNDGELRCFGLGDVWGTHEGLWDLDQSVEPDGEFVQVSSGTLHSCGIKADGAVECWGHGRLPGRAEAPSDYDFDQAVPPEGTFLAVDAGPYATCGVRDDRTVKCWGWMSGPEDLVDGEARQVSVGYGHMCAVMNSGEVECVGYGSDAEASDGQYHFGQAAPPAGEFVQVSAGHFHSCGVRRDGTVSCWGLGSDAEVREHDFDHDQAVAPEGRFRWVAAGRAHSCGVREDGDVECWGFGAEPGPADLRDRGHADARQGPFVEVSTWNWHTCGRRESGEVECWGNNGLGQADPDSEYGADGCERVDHGDYGIYGCSPLCQTGCGEGQACILTWTHDVGYLTRCTSPGINAPGEMCSPSAGLCEAGSGCITDGGLEGTCRAFCRNDGDAEPQCPSGYRCTGSVSIGTCRPR, encoded by the coding sequence TTGAAGTTGTTCGTCCGTAAGTGTTTTTGCTGCCTTTTTCTCGCCGTCTTCACAACCGCTTGCGGCGATGGCACTCCCAACCAAACCTCCGACGCCGGCGCATCCGTCGACGTCGACGCCGTCGACGTCGAGCATGACGCAAACGACGTCGGCGACGCCGGCCACGCAGACGCCGACACAGAACCCGGCCCCGTCTTCGGCGAAACCGTGAGCGCGGGCACCTACCACTCCTGCGCCATTCTAAACGACGGAGAGCTTCGCTGCTTCGGGTTGGGTGACGTGTGGGGCACCCACGAAGGTCTGTGGGACCTCGACCAGTCGGTCGAGCCCGACGGGGAGTTTGTGCAGGTGAGCAGCGGGACGCTGCATTCGTGCGGCATCAAAGCCGATGGCGCGGTCGAGTGTTGGGGGCATGGGCGCCTGCCGGGTCGCGCGGAGGCGCCGTCGGACTACGACTTCGACCAGGCGGTGCCGCCCGAGGGGACCTTCCTCGCCGTCGACGCCGGGCCCTACGCGACGTGCGGGGTTCGCGACGACCGCACCGTCAAGTGTTGGGGCTGGATGAGCGGGCCGGAGGACCTCGTCGACGGCGAGGCGCGGCAGGTAAGCGTGGGCTACGGCCACATGTGCGCAGTCATGAACAGCGGCGAAGTCGAGTGCGTCGGGTACGGCTCCGATGCCGAGGCTTCCGATGGGCAATACCACTTCGGCCAGGCGGCGCCGCCGGCCGGGGAGTTTGTGCAGGTCAGCGCCGGCCACTTTCACAGCTGCGGCGTAAGGCGTGACGGGACGGTGAGTTGTTGGGGGCTTGGGAGCGACGCGGAGGTTCGCGAACACGATTTCGATCACGATCAGGCGGTCGCGCCCGAAGGACGCTTTCGGTGGGTCGCGGCCGGGCGGGCGCACTCGTGCGGCGTGCGCGAGGATGGCGACGTCGAGTGTTGGGGCTTTGGCGCCGAGCCCGGCCCCGCGGACCTGCGCGACAGGGGGCACGCCGACGCTCGGCAGGGGCCGTTCGTGGAGGTCTCCACTTGGAACTGGCATACATGTGGGCGGCGCGAGAGCGGCGAGGTCGAGTGTTGGGGCAACAACGGCCTCGGGCAGGCAGATCCCGATAGCGAGTACGGCGCCGACGGCTGCGAGCGGGTCGACCACGGCGACTACGGCATCTATGGGTGCAGTCCCCTGTGCCAGACCGGCTGTGGCGAAGGCCAGGCGTGCATCCTGACGTGGACGCACGACGTTGGCTACCTGACGAGGTGTACGTCACCCGGGATCAACGCTCCGGGCGAGATGTGCAGTCCCTCGGCTGGTCTCTGCGAAGCCGGGTCGGGGTGTATCACCGACGGGGGGCTCGAGGGGACGTGCCGTGCGTTTTGTCGCAATGACGGTGATGCCGAGCCGCAGTGTCCGTCTGGTTATCGTTGCACGGGCTCGGTGTCGATTGGGACGTGTCGGCCGAGGTGA
- the mfd gene encoding transcription-repair coupling factor, translating to MNDEQQTLPASAEAHFESRYPIAELVGRIEAGHSHLQVIGATGSLKACMLADLSRRLERPLVVLTPAPADARRVATDLELFASGIIEEDAPFTDEVAHYPEFDVGPFHNASPERKLMMRRLSTLHKLTGERPPRYTVAPIGAAMRKTIPVSSLGRMSRTLELGDEIANEELRVYLTDCGYTEVPVVEDPGTYAIRGDIVDVYVPSEAHPLRIERWGDEISEIRTFNAETQRTVDERLDCQIFPVRQEILDETSVEQARRKLRDLGNDLQFPSREIREVVADLQAGLHFIGIDALLPALHDECADLFDYVPDDAIVVVVDPDTLLDEAQRLVENRREERKLALEKGELVFDLHDYFRQANSMVSWVRKRSTRLEIRRVAMQPVESELAFRLPKDDDSFEFRARPNTDVVRLRKEKRGVEQTVKKLVEHIGQWKGRYGRICFACRTAGQVDRLVSLLKTYGEDALDLEPPIDVTEPVPPPAGLIEVYKADLSGGFRSEHLGLCLVSGEEVFGQRVATHSKKSVTEHAEISHFRDLTPGDHVVHVDFGIGKYHGLIHLEVEGIGNDFLNIEYDDGDKLYIPVHRLARVQKYIGKAVDSIRLDKLGGTSWDKTKERVKDQIKAIAGDLLKLYAQREMAKGHSFSPPDDFYREFEAAFPFEETPDQARAIEETLSDMVSKRPMDRLVCGDVGFGKTEVAIRGAMKAAMDGKQVAVLVPTTILCEQHRLNFRERCEEFGVRVEALSRFRTSKEAKEIIAATEEGKVDILIGTHRILSQDIKFRNLGLLVVDEEQRFGVKHKDKIKKMRNNIDVLTLTATPIPRTLQMSLLGIRDLSIIATPPHNRLAVRTHVAKFSDSVIREAVMREISRGGQVFFVHNRVKTIDEMAAHIGELVPEARIAVGHGQMSEKKLEDVMLSYIEGDVNVLVCSAIIESGLDIPNANTIIVNRADLFGLSQLYQLRGRVGRGTERAYAYLLIPPTRTLPKDAQARLEVIQTHTELGSGFQVATYDLEIRGAGSLLGDDQSGHVQAVGLDLYTELLEETINDLRGDDVQEDIEPEVNVPVESYIPSDYIDATSLRLMFYKRFSLARDRDELFDIYEELADRFGQPPEPVRNLRDIIAVKAACRQLRARRLDTGPSAISVELDESTTLAPEKVVDFIHETRGRLRITDEMKLIYSLKPDESARPLETTRAFVEKLLTYRAGV from the coding sequence ATGAACGACGAACAACAAACGCTTCCCGCGAGCGCCGAGGCGCATTTCGAGAGCCGCTACCCGATCGCCGAGCTCGTCGGTCGCATCGAGGCGGGACACTCGCACCTGCAGGTCATCGGGGCGACCGGCTCGCTCAAGGCGTGCATGTTGGCCGACCTGAGCCGTCGCCTCGAGCGCCCCCTGGTGGTGCTCACCCCGGCGCCGGCCGACGCGCGCCGGGTGGCGACCGACCTCGAGCTGTTCGCCTCCGGGATCATCGAGGAGGACGCGCCGTTTACCGACGAGGTGGCCCACTACCCCGAGTTCGACGTCGGCCCGTTCCACAACGCCTCGCCGGAGCGCAAGTTGATGATGCGCCGGCTCAGCACGCTGCACAAACTCACCGGCGAGCGCCCGCCGCGCTACACCGTCGCCCCGATTGGGGCGGCGATGCGAAAGACGATCCCGGTAAGTTCGCTCGGGCGCATGTCGCGCACCCTCGAGCTGGGCGACGAGATCGCCAACGAGGAGCTTCGCGTCTACCTGACCGACTGCGGCTACACCGAAGTGCCGGTGGTCGAAGATCCGGGCACCTACGCCATTCGCGGCGACATCGTCGACGTGTACGTCCCTTCGGAGGCCCACCCCTTGCGCATCGAGCGCTGGGGCGACGAGATCTCCGAGATCCGCACGTTCAACGCCGAGACCCAACGCACCGTCGACGAGCGCCTCGACTGCCAGATCTTTCCGGTGCGCCAGGAGATCTTGGACGAGACGTCGGTCGAACAGGCCCGACGCAAGCTTCGCGACCTGGGCAACGACCTGCAGTTCCCCAGCCGTGAGATCCGCGAGGTCGTCGCCGACCTGCAGGCCGGCCTGCACTTCATCGGCATCGACGCGCTGTTGCCCGCCTTGCACGACGAGTGCGCCGACCTGTTCGACTACGTGCCCGACGACGCCATCGTAGTCGTCGTCGACCCCGACACGCTCCTCGACGAGGCCCAGCGCCTGGTCGAAAACCGGCGCGAAGAGCGCAAACTCGCCCTCGAAAAGGGCGAACTCGTCTTCGACCTGCACGACTACTTTCGCCAGGCCAACTCGATGGTCAGCTGGGTGCGCAAGCGCTCGACGCGCCTCGAGATCCGCCGCGTGGCGATGCAGCCGGTCGAAAGCGAACTCGCCTTCCGGCTGCCCAAAGACGACGACTCCTTCGAGTTTCGCGCCCGCCCGAACACCGACGTGGTGCGCCTGCGCAAAGAAAAGCGCGGCGTCGAGCAGACCGTCAAAAAGCTCGTCGAGCATATCGGCCAGTGGAAGGGTCGCTACGGGCGTATCTGCTTTGCCTGCCGCACCGCCGGCCAGGTCGACCGGCTCGTCTCGCTGCTCAAGACCTACGGCGAAGACGCCCTCGACCTGGAGCCGCCCATCGACGTCACCGAGCCGGTGCCGCCGCCGGCCGGCCTCATCGAGGTCTACAAGGCCGACCTGTCGGGCGGGTTTCGCTCCGAGCACCTCGGCCTGTGCCTGGTGTCGGGCGAAGAGGTCTTCGGCCAACGCGTGGCCACCCACTCGAAGAAGTCGGTCACCGAACACGCCGAGATCTCGCACTTCCGCGACCTGACCCCCGGCGACCACGTCGTCCACGTCGACTTCGGTATCGGTAAGTACCACGGCCTCATCCACCTCGAGGTCGAGGGGATTGGCAACGACTTCCTCAACATCGAGTACGACGACGGCGACAAGCTCTACATCCCGGTCCACCGGCTGGCGCGCGTCCAGAAATATATCGGCAAGGCGGTCGATAGTATCCGCCTCGACAAGCTCGGCGGCACGAGCTGGGACAAGACCAAAGAGCGCGTCAAAGATCAGATCAAGGCGATCGCCGGCGACCTGCTCAAGTTGTACGCCCAGCGCGAGATGGCCAAGGGCCACAGCTTCAGCCCGCCCGACGACTTCTACCGCGAGTTCGAAGCCGCCTTCCCCTTCGAGGAGACCCCCGACCAGGCCCGCGCCATCGAGGAGACCCTCTCCGACATGGTCTCCAAGCGGCCCATGGACCGGCTGGTCTGCGGCGACGTCGGCTTCGGCAAGACCGAGGTCGCCATCCGCGGGGCGATGAAGGCAGCGATGGACGGCAAGCAGGTCGCCGTGCTCGTACCCACCACGATTTTGTGCGAGCAGCACCGCCTGAACTTCCGCGAGCGCTGCGAGGAGTTCGGCGTGCGCGTCGAGGCGCTGAGCCGCTTTCGCACCTCCAAGGAGGCCAAGGAAATCATCGCGGCCACCGAAGAGGGCAAGGTCGACATCCTCATCGGCACCCACCGGATCTTGTCGCAAGACATCAAGTTCCGGAACCTGGGCCTGCTCGTGGTCGACGAGGAGCAGCGCTTCGGGGTCAAGCACAAAGACAAGATCAAGAAGATGCGCAACAACATCGACGTGCTCACGCTCACAGCCACGCCGATCCCGCGCACACTGCAGATGAGCCTTCTGGGCATCCGCGACCTGTCGATCATCGCCACGCCCCCGCACAACCGCCTGGCGGTCAGGACCCACGTCGCCAAATTCAGCGACAGCGTCATCCGCGAGGCGGTCATGCGCGAGATCTCGCGCGGCGGGCAGGTCTTCTTCGTGCACAACCGCGTCAAGACCATCGACGAGATGGCCGCCCACATCGGCGAGCTCGTCCCCGAGGCGAGGATTGCGGTGGGCCACGGCCAGATGTCCGAGAAGAAGCTCGAGGACGTCATGCTCTCGTATATCGAGGGCGACGTGAACGTGCTCGTCTGCTCGGCGATCATCGAAAGTGGGCTCGATATCCCCAACGCGAACACGATCATCGTCAACCGCGCCGACCTGTTCGGCCTGAGCCAGCTCTACCAGCTTCGCGGCCGCGTCGGCCGCGGCACCGAGCGCGCCTACGCCTACCTGCTGATTCCACCCACGCGCACGCTGCCCAAGGACGCCCAGGCGCGCCTGGAGGTCATCCAGACGCACACCGAACTCGGCAGCGGCTTCCAGGTCGCCACCTACGACCTCGAGATTCGCGGCGCAGGCAGCCTGCTCGGCGACGACCAGTCTGGCCACGTCCAGGCCGTCGGTTTGGATCTGTACACGGAGTTGTTGGAGGAGACGATCAACGACCTTCGCGGCGACGACGTCCAGGAGGATATCGAGCCGGAGGTCAACGTGCCCGTCGAGTCGTATATCCCGTCGGACTATATCGACGCGACCTCGCTCAGGCTCATGTTCTACAAGCGCTTCTCACTCGCCCGCGACCGCGACGAGCTGTTCGACATCTACGAAGAGCTCGCCGACCGCTTCGGCCAGCCGCCCGAGCCGGTGCGCAACCTGCGCGACATCATCGCGGTCAAGGCCGCCTGCCGCCAGCTTCGCGCCCGCCGCCTCGACACCGGCCCCAGCGCCATCAGCGTCGAGCTCGACGAGTCGACCACGCTGGCGCCCGAGAAGGTCGTCGACTTCATCCACGAGACCCGCGGCCGCCTGCGCATCACCGACGAGATGAAGCTCATCTACTCGCTCAAGCCCGACGAGTCGGCCCGCCCGCTGGAGACGACCCGCGCGTTCGTCGAGAAGCTGCTGACGTATCGCGCCGGGGTGTGA
- the pdxA gene encoding 4-hydroxythreonine-4-phosphate dehydrogenase PdxA produces the protein MKIGITIGDPAGIGPEVILKALQEPLADGIEPVVFGSRQVLERTDRLLVKAVTGYTPLISKFDTLHGPDDTVEPGAIGVIDVLPNLDAAHIPFGERDARSAQLQLAAFHSVVTAAQEGEIGAIVTAPWTKELFRTIDMPPVGHTEILAEAFDAPEHVMMLAGPRLRVALVTTHVPISRVSEQLRPPRLEAVIRTTAADLERLFGVKQPNIAVCGLNPHAGEMGVMGVEEGEIIRPVVNKLADELSDSVELSGPYSADTLFARYRGGRQPFDAVVCIYHDQGLIPLKLMHFGESANITLGLPVVRTSVDHGTAYDIAGWGVADAGSMRYAIELAVDMAKRVEK, from the coding sequence ATGAAGATCGGCATCACAATCGGTGATCCGGCAGGCATCGGCCCCGAGGTCATCCTCAAGGCGCTCCAAGAGCCGCTGGCCGACGGGATCGAGCCGGTCGTCTTCGGCAGCCGTCAGGTGCTCGAGCGCACCGACCGCCTGCTGGTCAAGGCGGTCACCGGCTACACCCCGCTCATCAGCAAATTCGACACACTGCACGGCCCCGACGACACCGTCGAGCCGGGCGCCATCGGCGTGATCGACGTCCTGCCCAACCTCGACGCCGCCCATATCCCCTTCGGCGAACGCGACGCGCGCTCGGCGCAGCTGCAACTGGCTGCGTTCCACAGCGTGGTCACCGCCGCCCAGGAGGGTGAGATCGGCGCGATCGTCACCGCCCCGTGGACCAAAGAGCTCTTCCGCACCATCGACATGCCTCCGGTGGGCCACACCGAGATTCTGGCCGAGGCCTTCGACGCCCCCGAGCACGTCATGATGCTGGCCGGCCCGCGCCTGCGCGTGGCGCTGGTGACCACGCACGTGCCCATCTCGCGGGTGAGCGAGCAGCTCAGGCCGCCCCGCTTGGAGGCAGTCATTCGCACCACCGCCGCCGATCTCGAACGGCTCTTCGGGGTCAAGCAACCCAATATCGCGGTGTGCGGGCTCAACCCGCACGCCGGTGAGATGGGCGTGATGGGCGTGGAGGAAGGCGAGATCATCCGGCCGGTGGTCAACAAGCTGGCCGACGAGCTCTCCGACAGCGTCGAGCTCTCCGGGCCCTACTCGGCCGACACCCTCTTCGCGCGCTACCGCGGCGGGCGCCAGCCCTTCGACGCAGTGGTGTGCATCTACCACGACCAGGGCCTCATCCCACTGAAGCTCATGCACTTCGGCGAGTCGGCCAATATCACGCTGGGCCTGCCCGTGGTGCGCACCTCGGTCGACCACGGCACCGCCTACGACATCGCCGGATGGGGCGTGGCCGACGCAGGGTCGATGCGCTACGCGATCGAGCTGGCGGTGGATATGGCGAAACGGGTCGAGAAGTGA
- a CDS encoding peptidylprolyl isomerase, which translates to MKTLTRILLIAACLSAGGLATVATPATADAEIIDRIVARINNDIVTFYELKQAATPFMLQNGIDPSALENPQQREQIYDKVLDDLVERKLLLQEADKLDLSVSDEQVDQWLAYTRQQQQMSEEQFRQMISQYGMSYDAYREMIRQNLLKLRLVKVKVGSQVSVSDEEVDALYKKRFGNSGAQSKYIEVRHILVRPENDSAQALEKARKQAIEAQKAVQNGTDFGEAAKKYSQGPSAEQGGYLGTFSQGDLDPDFEKAAFALDKGELSDVVRTQFGFHVIKVEDVEYREDGAAEERKAQLRAELQQKAVERQLQAYLQNLRARSLVQVRY; encoded by the coding sequence ATGAAAACGTTGACCCGCATCCTGTTGATCGCCGCCTGCCTGAGCGCCGGTGGCCTCGCGACCGTGGCCACGCCGGCGACGGCCGACGCCGAGATCATCGACCGCATCGTGGCGCGCATCAACAACGACATCGTCACGTTCTACGAGCTCAAGCAGGCCGCCACGCCGTTCATGCTCCAGAACGGCATCGATCCGAGCGCGCTCGAAAATCCCCAGCAGCGAGAGCAGATCTACGACAAGGTCCTCGACGATCTCGTCGAGCGTAAGCTCTTGTTGCAGGAGGCCGACAAGCTCGACTTGAGCGTCTCCGACGAGCAGGTCGACCAGTGGCTGGCCTACACGCGCCAGCAACAGCAGATGAGCGAAGAGCAGTTCCGCCAGATGATCAGCCAGTACGGCATGTCCTACGACGCCTACCGCGAGATGATCCGCCAGAACCTGCTCAAGCTGCGCCTGGTCAAGGTCAAGGTCGGCAGCCAGGTGTCGGTCTCCGACGAAGAGGTCGACGCGCTCTACAAAAAGCGCTTCGGCAACTCGGGCGCCCAGTCCAAGTATATCGAGGTGCGCCACATCCTGGTGCGCCCCGAGAACGACTCCGCCCAGGCCCTCGAGAAGGCGCGCAAGCAGGCCATCGAGGCCCAGAAGGCCGTCCAAAACGGCACCGACTTCGGCGAAGCCGCCAAAAAGTACAGCCAGGGCCCGTCGGCCGAACAGGGAGGGTACCTGGGCACCTTCTCGCAGGGCGACCTCGACCCCGACTTCGAGAAGGCGGCCTTCGCGCTCGACAAGGGCGAGCTGTCCGACGTCGTGCGCACCCAGTTTGGCTTCCACGTCATCAAGGTCGAAGACGTCGAGTACCGCGAAGACGGCGCCGCCGAGGAGCGCAAAGCCCAGCTTCGCGCCGAGCTGCAACAAAAGGCCGTCGAGCGCCAGCTGCAAGCCTACCTCCAGAACCTGCGGGCGCGCTCGCTTGTCCAGGTCCGATACTAG